In a genomic window of Staphylococcus taiwanensis:
- a CDS encoding transcription antiterminator, with translation MSEYYISKTLNNNVIICTYNNQEVILIGKGIGFNKKAGMTLDDDASIEKVYKLEHKQQQEYYKSLVEIADEDVLQAVIEAVNYITSTICTIDDKNLVVALTDHIIFAYKRLKQNQVISNPFAIETQHLYSEAYTIASQVIDRLNQRLDVEFPPDEIGFIALHIASNTDDLTIHEMSLINKLIGKSILIIENDLDHKVDNQTVQYQRFIRHIQFLIRRLNKQEYVYAQDVFIDMVKTHYPNSYNTAFKISRMMQKHLNVPVDDSEIVYLALHIYHFETQMSSS, from the coding sequence ATGAGTGAGTATTACATTTCTAAAACTTTAAATAATAACGTCATCATATGCACTTATAATAATCAAGAGGTCATATTAATAGGAAAAGGTATAGGATTTAACAAGAAGGCTGGGATGACCTTAGACGATGATGCTTCAATAGAGAAAGTCTATAAACTAGAACATAAGCAGCAACAAGAATATTACAAATCATTGGTAGAAATAGCAGATGAAGATGTGTTGCAAGCTGTAATTGAGGCAGTTAATTACATTACGAGTACAATTTGTACTATCGATGATAAAAATCTAGTCGTAGCATTAACCGATCATATTATTTTTGCATATAAAAGATTAAAGCAAAATCAAGTTATTAGTAACCCTTTTGCGATTGAAACGCAACATTTATATAGTGAAGCATATACAATCGCCAGTCAGGTTATCGATAGATTGAATCAACGCTTAGATGTTGAGTTTCCACCTGATGAGATAGGTTTTATTGCATTGCATATTGCTTCTAACACTGATGATTTAACAATACATGAAATGTCATTGATAAATAAGTTAATCGGAAAAAGTATTTTAATTATTGAGAATGATTTAGATCATAAAGTTGATAATCAAACTGTTCAATACCAACGATTTATTAGACATATTCAATTTTTAATTCGACGATTAAATAAACAAGAATATGTATACGCACAAGATGTGTTTATTGATATGGTTAAAACGCATTATCCTAATTCTTATAATACAGCATTTAAAATTTCAAGAATGATGCAAAAGCATTTAAATGTTCCAGTTGATGATTCTGAAATCGTTTATCTAGCATTACATATTTATCACTTTGAAACGCAAATGAGTTCATCATAA
- a CDS encoding AI-2E family transporter yields the protein MAMENKQVEEKEAKKFSFTETRFMRFLGGKDLLFALVSLVLIGIVIFIFDKVSYIFEPFIIVFNTIVAPIILSLILFYLINPVINLMERYNIPRLLGIIIVFLLIVGGATLIVNLLIPLIGDQITRLANNFPKYVDKFNGAIDKVAHVSFLSSFYSQIQDSLDSVSNKIPSLVSNYFDGFGTKIRTFAEALVNVGVVLVTTPFVLFFMLKDGHKFKDYSTKIMPPKFRKDYHDLIEKMSVQVGSYIQGQIIVSFCIGILLFIGYTIIGLDYGLVLACIAAVTSVVPYLGPTIAISPAIIIALITSPLMLLKLIVVWTLVQFIEGHFISPNIMGKTLKIHPLTIIFILLSAGNLLGIVGVILGIPGYAILKVLVSHLFLLFKRRYNKYYGNDAGKYKIKKEEAKDYTQKE from the coding sequence ATGGCAATGGAAAATAAGCAAGTTGAAGAAAAAGAAGCGAAGAAGTTTAGCTTCACTGAAACACGTTTTATGAGATTTTTAGGCGGTAAAGACTTACTATTTGCTTTAGTTTCATTAGTGCTCATTGGTATTGTTATTTTTATCTTTGATAAAGTTTCTTATATTTTCGAACCATTTATCATTGTTTTTAATACGATTGTGGCACCGATTATATTATCGCTTATTTTATTTTATTTAATTAACCCAGTCATTAATTTGATGGAACGATATAATATTCCTAGATTGCTAGGTATCATTATAGTTTTCTTATTAATTGTTGGTGGTGCTACGTTAATTGTTAATCTATTAATTCCACTGATAGGTGATCAAATTACACGTTTAGCAAATAATTTTCCTAAGTATGTAGATAAATTTAATGGTGCAATAGATAAAGTCGCACATGTATCTTTTTTATCTTCATTTTATTCTCAAATTCAAGATTCGTTAGACTCTGTGTCTAATAAAATCCCATCATTAGTATCTAACTATTTCGACGGTTTCGGAACTAAGATTAGAACATTTGCAGAAGCGTTAGTAAATGTTGGGGTAGTACTAGTCACTACACCGTTTGTTCTATTTTTCATGTTAAAAGATGGTCATAAATTTAAAGATTACTCAACTAAAATTATGCCACCTAAATTTAGAAAAGATTACCATGATTTAATTGAAAAAATGAGTGTACAAGTTGGTTCTTATATCCAAGGACAAATTATTGTATCATTCTGTATCGGTATATTACTATTCATTGGATATACTATCATTGGCTTAGACTATGGATTAGTACTAGCATGTATTGCTGCTGTTACAAGTGTTGTACCATACCTAGGACCTACGATTGCAATTTCACCAGCTATTATTATTGCATTGATCACATCACCATTAATGTTATTAAAATTAATCGTAGTGTGGACGCTTGTTCAATTTATTGAAGGACACTTTATTTCACCTAATATTATGGGTAAAACTTTAAAAATACACCCACTTACAATTATCTTTATCTTATTAAGTGCAGGTAATTTATTAGGTATTGTTGGTGTTATCTTAGGTATTCCTGGATATGCAATACTTAAAGTTTTAGTTTCACATTTATTCTTACTATTTAAACGTCGTTATAATAAATATTATGGCAACGATGCAGGTAAATATAAGATTAAAAAAGAAGAAGCGAAAGATTATACCCAAAAGGAATAA
- a CDS encoding alanine:cation symporter family protein, with the protein MSDFDNLIPGWFKTIVQVGNDLIWSQYLIGLLLTVGFFFTISSKFVQLRMLPEMFRALTEKPETLNSGEKGISPFQAFAISAGSRVGTGNIAGVATAIVLGGPGAVFWMWVIAFIGAASAFMEATLAQIYKVHDKEGGFRGGPAYYITKGLNQKWLGILFSILITVTFAFVFNTVQSNTIAESLNTQYHISPVITGIILAVITAAIIFGGVRSIATLSSLIVPIMAIIYIGMVLVILLLNIDQIVPMIGTIIKSAFGVEQVTGGAVGAAILQGIKRGLFSNEAGMGSAPNAAATAAVPHPVKQGLIQSLGVFFDTMLVCTATAIMILLYSGLKFGEGAPQGVQVTQSALNEHLGSAGGIFLTIAITLFAFSSVVGNYYYGQSNIEFLSTNKIVMFIFRCLVVLLVFVGSVVKTETVWSTADLFMGLMAIVNLISIIGLSNIAIAVMKDYQKQRKAGMKPVFKPENLEINLFGIETWGREDRLSKK; encoded by the coding sequence ATGAGCGATTTTGATAATTTAATACCCGGTTGGTTCAAGACCATCGTACAAGTTGGCAATGATTTAATTTGGTCACAATATCTTATTGGATTATTATTGACTGTTGGTTTCTTCTTTACTATAAGTTCTAAATTTGTTCAATTGCGTATGTTACCTGAAATGTTTAGAGCTTTAACAGAAAAACCAGAAACTTTAAATAGTGGAGAAAAGGGGATTTCACCTTTCCAAGCTTTTGCTATTAGTGCAGGTTCACGTGTAGGTACTGGTAATATTGCTGGTGTTGCTACAGCTATCGTTTTAGGCGGTCCAGGTGCAGTATTTTGGATGTGGGTTATCGCTTTTATAGGCGCAGCAAGTGCATTTATGGAAGCAACATTAGCTCAAATATATAAAGTACATGATAAAGAAGGTGGCTTCCGTGGGGGCCCAGCATATTACATAACTAAAGGTTTAAATCAAAAATGGTTAGGTATCTTATTCTCTATCTTGATTACAGTTACCTTTGCGTTTGTATTTAACACTGTACAGTCAAATACAATTGCAGAATCTTTAAATACGCAATATCATATTAGCCCTGTCATTACAGGAATTATTTTAGCGGTAATTACAGCTGCAATTATCTTTGGTGGTGTACGTAGTATTGCTACGTTATCTTCTTTAATCGTTCCAATTATGGCAATTATTTACATTGGTATGGTCTTAGTTATCTTATTATTAAATATTGACCAAATTGTCCCTATGATTGGTACGATTATTAAAAGTGCTTTTGGTGTTGAACAAGTTACTGGTGGTGCTGTAGGTGCCGCAATTCTTCAAGGGATTAAACGTGGTTTATTCTCAAATGAAGCTGGTATGGGTTCTGCACCAAATGCGGCTGCAACAGCGGCAGTGCCTCACCCAGTTAAACAAGGCTTAATTCAATCACTTGGTGTATTTTTTGATACGATGTTAGTGTGTACTGCTACTGCCATTATGATTTTATTATATTCTGGATTAAAATTTGGTGAAGGTGCACCACAAGGTGTGCAAGTAACACAGTCAGCATTAAATGAACACTTAGGTTCAGCAGGTGGTATATTCTTAACGATTGCAATTACCTTATTTGCATTTTCATCAGTTGTAGGTAACTATTACTACGGTCAATCAAATATTGAGTTTTTATCTACAAATAAAATTGTAATGTTTATTTTCAGATGTTTAGTTGTACTTTTAGTATTTGTAGGTTCAGTTGTTAAAACTGAAACAGTATGGAGTACTGCTGATTTGTTTATGGGATTAATGGCAATTGTAAACCTGATTTCAATTATTGGTCTTTCAAATATAGCTATAGCTGTAATGAAGGATTACCAAAAACAACGTAAAGCTGGTATGAAACCTGTATTCAAACCAGAGAATCTAGAAATTAATTTGTTTGGTATTGAAACATGGGGACGCGAAGATAGATTATCTAAAAAATAA